One segment of Rhodopirellula baltica SH 1 DNA contains the following:
- a CDS encoding zinc-dependent alcohol dehydrogenase family protein, protein MKAIVLHSFGGLESFELCDVPKPVPRAGQVLVRVHATSINPLDYQVRRGDYHDLVQLPAITGHDVSGVVEEVGAGVTTFSPGDEVWYTPQIFDGPGSYAEYHVAAESIIGKKPASLSHLEAASLTLVGGTVWEALIVRAVLRVGESILVHGGAGGVGHVAIQLAKAIGAKVFTTVRDANARFARSMGADVIIDYQKEDYVDCIMRETDGRGVDVVFDTIGGDTLSRSPDALAQLGRVVTIVDTALPQNVIQAWGKNASYHFVFTRQNRGKLDELSALVERGQLKPHVGAVYSLADIPLAQARLESSNNGVQGKIAIAIDDRIRESME, encoded by the coding sequence ATGAAAGCGATCGTACTTCATTCATTTGGGGGCCTGGAATCGTTCGAACTTTGTGACGTCCCCAAGCCCGTACCGCGCGCGGGGCAAGTCCTGGTCAGGGTACATGCAACCTCCATCAATCCGTTGGATTACCAGGTCCGACGCGGCGATTATCACGACCTGGTGCAACTGCCGGCCATTACCGGACACGACGTATCTGGCGTGGTCGAAGAAGTCGGAGCGGGCGTGACGACCTTCTCTCCAGGAGACGAAGTCTGGTACACCCCGCAAATATTTGACGGGCCCGGAAGTTATGCCGAGTACCACGTTGCCGCCGAAAGCATCATTGGAAAGAAGCCGGCCTCGTTGAGCCATCTTGAGGCGGCCAGCTTGACCTTGGTTGGCGGAACGGTGTGGGAAGCACTGATCGTTCGTGCGGTGCTGAGAGTCGGCGAAAGCATTCTGGTACACGGTGGCGCAGGAGGAGTCGGTCATGTGGCGATCCAGCTCGCAAAGGCCATCGGAGCGAAGGTGTTTACGACCGTGCGCGACGCAAACGCTAGGTTCGCACGAAGCATGGGGGCCGATGTCATTATCGACTACCAAAAGGAGGATTATGTCGATTGCATCATGCGGGAAACGGATGGACGAGGAGTCGATGTGGTGTTCGATACCATCGGCGGCGACACCTTGTCGCGCAGCCCCGACGCGCTGGCTCAACTTGGCCGCGTTGTCACGATCGTGGACACCGCGCTGCCACAAAACGTCATTCAAGCCTGGGGCAAAAACGCGAGTTATCACTTCGTTTTCACAAGACAAAATCGGGGCAAGCTTGATGAGTTGAGTGCCTTGGTCGAGCGCGGTCAGCTGAAGCCACACGTAGGCGCTGTCTATTCGCTCGCCGACATTCCGCTCGCACAAGCGCGCCTTGAGAGTTCCAACAACGGTGTTCAAGGAAAGATTGCGATTGCAATCGACGATCGGATTCGCGAATCCATGGAGTAA
- a CDS encoding isochorismatase family protein → MSTVNKWMIDPDDAVMLLIDHQSGLFQLVKDIELPVLRSNVIALAKVARLAKVPTFTTASVPDGPNGPLIPEIHEQNPEAVYIPRTGQVNAWDNPPWVETIENTGRKTLLIAGTLTSVCMAFPAISAVAAGYKVFCIIDASGNHSQMATDLTLARIAQAGAIPIDTFAVLGELMSTWNRPDAMDFAAVMVDLVPHYRALMESYDKAQSVQRDGHETELDKFEAGAGEEVIHAR, encoded by the coding sequence ATGAGTACAGTCAACAAGTGGATGATCGACCCGGACGATGCGGTGATGCTGCTGATTGACCACCAGAGCGGCCTATTTCAACTGGTTAAGGACATCGAACTTCCCGTCCTGCGGTCCAACGTTATCGCCTTGGCGAAGGTGGCCCGTCTCGCCAAGGTTCCAACCTTCACGACGGCCTCGGTTCCGGACGGACCGAATGGCCCGCTGATTCCTGAAATCCACGAGCAGAACCCGGAGGCGGTGTACATCCCGCGGACGGGCCAAGTCAACGCCTGGGACAACCCACCGTGGGTTGAAACCATCGAGAACACGGGCCGCAAGACGTTGCTCATTGCTGGCACGCTGACGAGCGTCTGTATGGCGTTTCCCGCAATCAGCGCTGTCGCCGCGGGGTACAAGGTCTTCTGCATCATCGACGCTTCGGGCAACCACTCCCAAATGGCCACCGACTTGACGCTCGCCCGAATCGCTCAAGCTGGAGCGATCCCGATCGACACGTTTGCCGTACTAGGCGAACTGATGAGCACGTGGAACCGCCCCGACGCGATGGACTTCGCAGCCGTGATGGTCGACCTCGTGCCGCACTACCGGGCGCTGATGGAGAGTTACGACAAGGCACAAAGCGTGCAACGCGACGGGCACGAAACCGAGCTGGACAAGTTCGAGGCCGGTGCGGGCGAAGAAGTGATCCACGCTCGCTGA
- a CDS encoding helix-turn-helix domain-containing protein, whose translation MNLLPPGIESQWRWRYTGDFTDSTHYQLSPALISKVAEEAFDLDPARIQFPVRYYDQSSPEVIKTLTALRHELVTGGPGGRLCAESLANVLVVQLIRQMSNRQGSGGGIRGAGGRLPRHTLRAVEEYIHAHLDQNIALADLADVAHLSEFHFARLFKQTTGLPPYQFVIHQRVEHAKRLIAAGQLSLVQIAIEVGFSDQSQLTRHFKRLVGVTPRRFA comes from the coding sequence GTGAATCTTCTGCCGCCCGGCATCGAGAGCCAGTGGCGGTGGCGGTACACAGGCGACTTCACCGACTCGACCCACTATCAATTGTCCCCGGCCTTGATCTCCAAAGTGGCGGAAGAGGCATTCGATCTCGACCCGGCCCGCATTCAGTTTCCGGTACGCTACTACGACCAATCGAGCCCCGAGGTGATCAAGACCCTTACGGCCCTTCGCCACGAGCTGGTTACCGGCGGTCCGGGCGGGCGTCTGTGTGCCGAGTCGCTGGCAAACGTGCTGGTCGTCCAACTGATTCGACAGATGTCCAACAGGCAGGGTTCGGGCGGGGGCATCCGCGGGGCAGGCGGCCGTCTACCGCGACATACCTTGAGAGCAGTCGAAGAGTACATCCACGCGCATCTCGACCAAAACATCGCCCTCGCAGACCTTGCGGATGTCGCCCACCTGAGCGAATTCCACTTCGCCCGGCTGTTCAAGCAGACGACCGGCCTGCCGCCGTATCAGTTCGTCATCCACCAGCGCGTCGAGCACGCCAAGCGACTCATCGCCGCCGGACAGCTCTCGCTTGTTCAGATCGCCATCGAGGTAGGCTTCAGCGACCAAAGCCAACTTACCCGACACTTCAAACGGCTCGTTGGCGTCACTCCCAGGCGATTCGCCTAA
- a CDS encoding alpha/beta fold hydrolase: MSSVTSADGANIFYKDWGKPSDQPVVFHHGWPLSSDDWDSQMLFFLSKGYRVIAHDRRGHGRSSQVSDGHDMDHYAADVADVVNHLDLRDAIHVGHSTGGGEAARYVAQYGAGRVAKLVLIGAVPPLMVKTQHNPDGLPIEVFDGFRGQLLANRAQFYWDVASGPFYGFNRPEVTPSAPVVQNWWRQGMMGSAKAHYDGIKAFSETDFTDDLKAIDVPTLVMHGDDDQIVPIAASAMLAVKLLKQSTLKIYKGFPHGMCTTNSDVINVDLLAFIQGESVGT; this comes from the coding sequence ATGAGCTCTGTTACTAGCGCTGATGGTGCAAACATTTTCTACAAAGACTGGGGAAAGCCTAGCGATCAGCCTGTCGTCTTTCATCATGGCTGGCCTCTCAGCTCCGATGACTGGGATTCCCAGATGCTGTTCTTCCTGTCCAAAGGCTATCGCGTGATCGCGCATGATCGACGAGGCCATGGGCGATCCAGTCAGGTTAGCGATGGTCACGACATGGATCATTATGCTGCCGACGTTGCCGACGTGGTGAATCATCTCGATTTGCGAGACGCTATTCATGTCGGCCACTCAACAGGCGGCGGTGAAGCGGCGCGTTATGTCGCGCAATACGGAGCCGGACGCGTTGCGAAGCTAGTACTCATTGGCGCCGTTCCGCCGTTGATGGTGAAAACGCAGCACAACCCGGATGGCCTGCCAATCGAAGTATTTGATGGGTTTCGTGGGCAGTTGCTCGCCAATCGTGCGCAATTCTATTGGGACGTCGCCAGCGGACCTTTCTACGGCTTCAACCGTCCGGAGGTGACACCCTCCGCACCTGTCGTGCAGAACTGGTGGCGGCAGGGAATGATGGGAAGTGCCAAGGCGCACTACGATGGGATCAAGGCGTTCTCGGAAACGGATTTCACCGACGACCTGAAGGCGATTGACGTGCCAACACTTGTCATGCATGGTGATGATGATCAGATCGTGCCCATCGCAGCTTCCGCGATGCTCGCGGTAAAACTACTGAAGCAAAGCACGCTCAAGATCTACAAAGGGTTCCCGCACGGAATGTGTACCACCAACAGCGATGTCATCAATGTGGATCTGTTGGCCTTCATTCAAGGCGAGTCAGTCGGCACCTGA
- a CDS encoding DMT family transporter gives MAKLIWILMALAAGSALPLQGGVNAKLGKAGASSAHAAFISFAVGTVALLSYILLTRQAVIWTGIKQLPPKYWIGGILEATYETIVILVFPKLGPGFAFSLIVAGQMAMAFFWSTTISLSLSNNRSAWGGSWGSC, from the coding sequence ATGGCAAAACTGATCTGGATTCTAATGGCTCTCGCAGCCGGCTCCGCATTGCCGCTACAAGGCGGTGTCAACGCGAAGCTTGGAAAAGCAGGAGCCAGTTCGGCTCATGCGGCGTTCATATCGTTCGCAGTCGGGACGGTGGCATTGCTGTCCTATATCCTGCTGACCAGGCAAGCGGTTATCTGGACAGGCATCAAACAGTTGCCACCGAAATACTGGATCGGCGGGATATTGGAAGCCACCTATGAGACGATCGTTATTCTGGTGTTTCCGAAGCTTGGGCCGGGGTTTGCATTTAGCCTGATCGTTGCCGGCCAAATGGCGATGGCATTTTTCTGGAGCACTACAATATCCTTGTCGCTCAGCAACAATCGGTCAGCTTGGGGCGGATCATGGGGGTCGTGCTGA
- a CDS encoding LysR family transcriptional regulator, which translates to MELRHFRYFVAVASELSFSRAAEKSLVAQPALGTQIADLEREIGTSLFFRNKRVVRLTAAGTVFLEEAQAILEAGEAAKLKALRASRGEFGELSIGFFAAPTM; encoded by the coding sequence ATGGAACTTCGACACTTTCGTTACTTCGTCGCCGTGGCGTCTGAACTGAGTTTTTCCAGAGCGGCTGAGAAGTCGTTAGTCGCTCAGCCTGCGCTAGGCACTCAAATTGCTGATTTGGAGCGGGAAATCGGTACCTCACTATTTTTCCGTAATAAGCGAGTCGTCCGCCTGACTGCAGCCGGGACCGTATTCCTCGAAGAAGCTCAAGCCATCCTGGAGGCTGGCGAAGCCGCAAAGCTGAAAGCGCTACGTGCTTCGCGTGGCGAATTCGGTGAGTTGTCGATTGGATTTTTTGCTGCTCCCACCATGTAG
- a CDS encoding FAD:protein FMN transferase, giving the protein MDLLELKHRAMACDFVVLVPDENQRVGNRSVADVVLRHLEAIEEIESSLTVYRGDSEIARVNALAYEKPVHLKPATFELLQKANALAERTQGAFDITAGPLVETWGFTKREGRKPKPDEIESARERVGWKRLILDVESRTARFAVKGMSLNMGAIGKGHAIDVLAASMRADGMCDFLIHAGHSSVLAAGDQQPVATSDENEVEHDSERPKGWLVGVSHPTRPGKRLGGLWLRDEALSTSGSGKQFFHHQGKRYGHVIDPRTGYPAGQWLSLTLTTTHAVDADALSTALFVMGKDDAKAYAAEHGIGLILVSAGKRQEEVVLDKSGPLIWHNT; this is encoded by the coding sequence ATGGACTTGTTGGAATTGAAGCATCGTGCGATGGCGTGCGACTTTGTGGTGCTGGTGCCGGACGAAAATCAACGCGTGGGCAATCGGTCCGTCGCTGATGTTGTCCTGCGTCATTTGGAAGCGATCGAGGAAATCGAATCTTCGCTGACGGTCTATCGAGGTGACAGCGAAATCGCTCGGGTCAATGCGTTGGCGTATGAAAAGCCAGTTCATTTGAAGCCCGCCACGTTTGAGCTTCTGCAGAAAGCAAACGCCCTCGCTGAACGCACCCAGGGAGCGTTCGACATCACGGCGGGACCTCTCGTGGAGACTTGGGGGTTCACCAAGCGTGAAGGTCGAAAACCCAAACCGGATGAGATCGAATCGGCTCGAGAGCGTGTCGGTTGGAAGCGTCTGATTCTGGATGTGGAGAGTCGCACCGCTCGATTCGCGGTCAAGGGCATGTCGCTGAACATGGGTGCGATCGGCAAGGGGCACGCCATCGATGTTTTGGCCGCTTCAATGCGTGCCGATGGCATGTGTGACTTTCTGATCCATGCGGGGCATAGCAGCGTTCTGGCGGCGGGCGACCAACAACCAGTTGCGACATCTGATGAGAACGAGGTGGAACACGACTCAGAGCGGCCGAAGGGTTGGCTGGTTGGCGTCTCTCATCCGACCCGACCGGGGAAACGTCTTGGGGGGCTTTGGCTACGGGACGAGGCGCTTTCGACCAGCGGCAGCGGAAAACAGTTTTTTCATCATCAAGGCAAACGTTACGGACACGTGATTGATCCACGGACGGGGTATCCGGCTGGCCAGTGGCTGTCCTTGACGTTGACGACGACTCACGCCGTGGACGCGGATGCCCTGTCAACGGCTTTGTTTGTCATGGGAAAGGACGATGCAAAAGCGTATGCTGCCGAGCATGGGATCGGATTGATTCTGGTCAGTGCCGGGAAACGACAGGAGGAGGTCGTGTTGGACAAGTCAGGCCCCTTGATCTGGCACAACACTTGA
- the speA gene encoding biosynthetic arginine decarboxylase — MSSVLDSKWTRSDASKTYDIDRWGAGYFSISDAGTVLVSPDRDPSQSIDLKELVDRLGQRNLDLPILLRFNGILRDRLRELDRCFKNAIHDHKYQSRYRCVFPIKVNQQREVVQQIVSEGARLGFGIEAGSKPELVAAVAMGDANVPIVCNGFKDEEFIRLALLAQRLGRNVLPVVEKVSELDLILDVAKDIGVRPTIGMRVKLATRGSGRWQASGGYRSKFGLTVAELLAQLDRLIAMDMGDCLQLLHFHVGSQIGNIRQLKSAILEAARIYVDLVRRGAGMRYLDVGGGLGVDYDGSRSDSESSMNYTMQEYANDVVYHTQTVCDEAGVPHPELISESGRAVAAHHSVLVMETLGVTSQGVANLPCWAKVEGEPVSPDHGGIEMDSVGAIETSEMEGPPESYEQPVHDLWVGYVNMTQANMMETFHDAQVALDLCMNLFSGGYLPLEQRVAAENLYFAICHRVRELAESMKERPDDLKHLDRMLSDIYFANFSLFQSMPDSWAIDQLFPIMPIHRLLEKPSRHAVLGDITCDSDGKVDAFVCGGGRQRTLMLHPLKSGEPYQLAVFMVGAYQEILGDLHNLFGDTHAVHVDIEDGVTKVRSIVKGDTVSEVLGYVQYEDRELIENLQESVESAIGNGHIDHQQAGETVAAYERALSGYTYLSTRTK, encoded by the coding sequence GTGAGCTCGGTTTTGGATTCCAAATGGACTCGCAGCGACGCGTCCAAAACGTACGACATCGACCGCTGGGGCGCTGGCTACTTTTCGATTTCTGATGCCGGCACAGTGTTGGTTTCACCGGATCGGGATCCGTCTCAAAGCATCGATTTAAAAGAGCTGGTCGATCGTTTGGGGCAGCGCAACTTGGACCTGCCGATTCTGCTCCGTTTCAACGGGATTCTTCGAGATCGATTGCGCGAGCTGGATCGTTGTTTCAAAAACGCGATTCATGATCACAAGTACCAAAGCCGCTATCGCTGCGTCTTTCCAATCAAAGTCAACCAGCAACGCGAAGTGGTCCAGCAGATCGTCAGCGAAGGTGCTCGGCTGGGATTTGGTATCGAAGCGGGAAGCAAACCAGAATTGGTCGCCGCCGTGGCAATGGGCGACGCCAACGTACCGATTGTTTGCAACGGTTTCAAAGACGAAGAGTTCATTCGGTTGGCGTTGTTGGCTCAACGGTTGGGGCGAAATGTGCTGCCCGTTGTCGAAAAGGTCAGTGAGCTGGATTTGATCTTGGACGTCGCCAAGGACATCGGCGTACGTCCAACGATCGGGATGCGAGTCAAACTGGCGACCCGCGGAAGTGGTCGTTGGCAAGCGAGCGGTGGATACCGCAGCAAGTTTGGCCTCACCGTTGCCGAGTTGTTGGCTCAATTGGATCGCTTGATCGCGATGGACATGGGCGATTGCCTTCAGTTGCTGCACTTTCATGTCGGCAGCCAAATCGGAAACATTCGTCAACTCAAATCGGCCATTCTCGAGGCCGCGCGAATCTACGTCGACTTGGTTCGCCGTGGTGCAGGAATGCGCTACCTCGATGTGGGCGGTGGACTCGGTGTTGACTATGACGGTTCGCGCAGCGACAGCGAATCGAGCATGAACTACACGATGCAGGAATACGCCAACGACGTCGTCTATCACACCCAAACCGTGTGCGACGAAGCGGGAGTCCCGCACCCCGAGTTGATTTCGGAATCGGGCCGGGCAGTCGCGGCTCACCATAGCGTGTTGGTGATGGAAACACTGGGGGTGACTTCCCAGGGCGTTGCAAATTTGCCGTGCTGGGCCAAGGTCGAAGGCGAACCGGTATCGCCCGATCACGGCGGGATCGAAATGGATTCCGTCGGTGCGATCGAAACATCCGAAATGGAAGGCCCACCGGAATCATACGAGCAACCGGTGCATGACTTGTGGGTCGGCTACGTCAACATGACGCAGGCCAACATGATGGAAACCTTTCACGACGCGCAGGTGGCACTGGACCTGTGCATGAACCTCTTCAGTGGTGGTTACTTGCCGTTGGAACAACGCGTCGCGGCGGAGAACCTTTACTTTGCGATCTGCCATCGTGTTCGTGAATTGGCGGAATCGATGAAGGAGCGTCCCGATGATTTGAAGCATCTTGATCGGATGCTGTCAGACATCTACTTCGCCAATTTTTCGTTGTTTCAATCGATGCCTGATTCCTGGGCGATCGACCAATTGTTCCCGATCATGCCGATCCATCGTTTGCTAGAAAAGCCATCGCGACATGCGGTTTTGGGTGATATCACATGCGACAGCGATGGCAAAGTCGACGCGTTTGTTTGCGGCGGCGGACGTCAACGGACACTGATGCTGCACCCGCTGAAATCTGGTGAACCGTATCAGTTGGCGGTCTTCATGGTGGGAGCTTACCAGGAGATCTTAGGTGACTTGCACAATCTGTTTGGTGATACGCATGCCGTGCATGTGGACATCGAGGACGGTGTGACCAAAGTTCGATCGATCGTCAAAGGCGACACGGTTTCGGAAGTGTTGGGGTATGTCCAATACGAAGATCGAGAGTTGATCGAGAATCTCCAAGAGTCGGTGGAATCCGCGATTGGAAACGGACACATCGATCATCAGCAGGCAGGCGAGACAGTTGCCGCGTACGAACGTGCGCTCAGTGGCTACACGTATTTGTCGACGCGGACGAAATAG